From Lytechinus variegatus isolate NC3 chromosome 16, Lvar_3.0, whole genome shotgun sequence, the proteins below share one genomic window:
- the LOC121429879 gene encoding succinate dehydrogenase assembly factor 2-B, mitochondrial-like, with amino-acid sequence MASYVSRLLRPSRRILSNFERKCFVLRGTAFMSTYQSPPGEPSIPEWKQPQNETIELKRARLLYQSRKRGMLENGIILSTFAGRYLEGFDEEQLDQYDNLINKPGNDWDLFYWVVEHKATPEEYDHGVMDLLKTFAKNPDMESRIRQPDLSENEQRHT; translated from the exons ATGGCATCTTACGTAAGTCGTCTGCTGCGACCATCTCGTCGAATTCTTTCCAATTTTGAGAGAAAATGTTTc GTATTAAGAGGGACGGCATTCATGAGTACATATCAGTCTCCTCCAGGTGAGCCTAGCATTCCAGAGTGGAAGCAGCCAcagaatgaaaccattgagcTGAAAAGAGCAAGGCTCCTTTATCAGAGTCGGAAAAGAGGGATGCTGGAAAATGGAATCATTCTAAG CACATTTGCTGGTCGTTATTTAGAGGGATTTGATGAAGAACAACTTGACCAGTATGATAACCTGATCAATAAACCTGGCAATGATTGGGATCTCTTCTATTGGGTAGTTG AGCACAAGGCAACACCTGAGGAATACGACCATGGAGTCATGGATCTCTTGAAGACGTTTGCAAAGAATCCTGACATGGAATCACGCATCAGGCAACCTGATCTTTCAGAGAATGAACAGAGGCACACATGA